One Sebastes umbrosus isolate fSebUmb1 chromosome 6, fSebUmb1.pri, whole genome shotgun sequence DNA window includes the following coding sequences:
- the si:ch73-206d17.1 gene encoding tyrosine-protein kinase STYK1 isoform X1 translates to MPAAPHGCSNDTSLPMCYEESAGPLAMIIIPCLLALSTVLVVALIFYSLHKNKQRRQSTSAHFTNGQQSVSLAAASVSAPKVQAALYPWEMPEECVLEGLEFWQTGRHGPICKGLLKKRDGAPSAVVVKSLRDGPNQPEAKEFVEWVLFHATVCKHENVVRMLYCQTKHLPMYLVLDAYSPGNLLHFLWTLRNKNSNITDQSLTFSETSVFLVAKQVAAGLDYLMSQHRLVHGDVAARNILIGPGLSARVSGLDVAFGGRRTDPPIRQRAAEVPLKWQAPERIMMQLSIDRSDVWSFGILLYELITLGSPPYPELEPLSVLPKLQGSYRMKRPQNCGGPLYDMMKYCWMWSFKDRPAFSAIIKLLESSQHLAATKDICVPEAIDIFEYNRKAGLLS, encoded by the exons ATGCCAGCTGCTCCTCATGGATGTAGCAATGATACCTCGCTCCCCATGTGCT ATGAGGAGTCAGCGGGTCCACTTGCTATGATCATCATCCCTTGTCTGTTGGCTCTCAGCACAGTTTTAGTGGTGGCTCTGATTTTCTACAGTCTCCACAAGAACAAACAAAGAAGACAGAGCACCTCAGCTCACTTTACAAATG GCCAGCAGAGTGTATCCCTGGCTGCAGCGTCTGTCAGCGCTCCAAAGGTCCAGGCAGCTTTGTATCCCTGGGAAATGCCTGAAGAGTGTGTTCTTGAGGGACTAGAGTTTTGGCAGACGGGTCGCCATGGCCCCATTTGTAAAGGTCTGCTGAAGAAGAGAGACGGAGCCCCCTCTGCTGTGGTGGTTAAGTCCCTCCGAG ATGGCCCCAACCAGCCTGAAGCTAAGGAGTTTgtggagtgggtcctcttccaCGCCACCGTGTGTAAACATGAGAACGTGGTGCGGATGTTGTACTGCCAGACCAAGCATCTTCCCATGTATCTGGTCTTAGACGCCTACAGCCCAGGGAACCTCCTTCACTTCCTCTGGACCCTCAGAAAT AAGAATTCAAACATTACGGATCAATCACTGACCTTCTCTGAGACGTCAGTGTTTCTGGTGGCAAAGCAGGTTGCAGCTGGCCTG GATTACCTGATGTCACAGCACAGGCTGGTGCACGGCGATGTTGCTGCCAGGAACATCCTAATTGGCCCAGGCCTCTCAGCCCGGGTGTCTGGGCTGGACGTGGCATTCGGAGGACGCAGAACAGATCCACCAATTAGGCAGAGGGCAGCAGAGGTGCCTCTCAAATGGCAGGCTCCAGAAAGGATCATGATGCAGCTCAGTATCGACAGGAGTGACGT GTGGTCATTTGGAATCTTACTGTATGAGCTGATTACCTTAG GCTCTCCACCGTACCCTGAGCTGGAGCCTCTGTCTGTGCTTCCAAAGCTACAGGGGTCTTATCGAATGAAGAGACCACAGAATTGTGGAGGACCTTT GTATGATATGATGAAGTACTGTTGGATGTGGAGTTTCAAAGACCGACCTGCATTCTCTGCCATCATAAAGCTGTTGGAGTCCTCACAGCATTTAGCAGCCACTAAAGACATTTGTGTTCCAGAGGCCATAGATATATTTGAGTATAACAGAAAGGCAGGACTGCTCTCATAG
- the si:ch73-206d17.1 gene encoding tyrosine-protein kinase STYK1 isoform X2 encodes MPAAPHGCSNDTSLPMCYEESAGPLAMIIIPCLLALSTVLVVALIFYSLHKNKQRRQSTSAHFTNGQQSVSLAAASVSAPKVQAALYPWEMPEECVLEGLEFWQTGRHGPICKGLLKKRDGAPSAVVVKSLRDGPNQPEAKEFVEWVLFHATVCKHENVVRMLYCQTKHLPMYLVLDAYSPGNLLHFLWTLRNNSNITDQSLTFSETSVFLVAKQVAAGLDYLMSQHRLVHGDVAARNILIGPGLSARVSGLDVAFGGRRTDPPIRQRAAEVPLKWQAPERIMMQLSIDRSDVWSFGILLYELITLGSPPYPELEPLSVLPKLQGSYRMKRPQNCGGPLYDMMKYCWMWSFKDRPAFSAIIKLLESSQHLAATKDICVPEAIDIFEYNRKAGLLS; translated from the exons ATGCCAGCTGCTCCTCATGGATGTAGCAATGATACCTCGCTCCCCATGTGCT ATGAGGAGTCAGCGGGTCCACTTGCTATGATCATCATCCCTTGTCTGTTGGCTCTCAGCACAGTTTTAGTGGTGGCTCTGATTTTCTACAGTCTCCACAAGAACAAACAAAGAAGACAGAGCACCTCAGCTCACTTTACAAATG GCCAGCAGAGTGTATCCCTGGCTGCAGCGTCTGTCAGCGCTCCAAAGGTCCAGGCAGCTTTGTATCCCTGGGAAATGCCTGAAGAGTGTGTTCTTGAGGGACTAGAGTTTTGGCAGACGGGTCGCCATGGCCCCATTTGTAAAGGTCTGCTGAAGAAGAGAGACGGAGCCCCCTCTGCTGTGGTGGTTAAGTCCCTCCGAG ATGGCCCCAACCAGCCTGAAGCTAAGGAGTTTgtggagtgggtcctcttccaCGCCACCGTGTGTAAACATGAGAACGTGGTGCGGATGTTGTACTGCCAGACCAAGCATCTTCCCATGTATCTGGTCTTAGACGCCTACAGCCCAGGGAACCTCCTTCACTTCCTCTGGACCCTCAGAAAT AATTCAAACATTACGGATCAATCACTGACCTTCTCTGAGACGTCAGTGTTTCTGGTGGCAAAGCAGGTTGCAGCTGGCCTG GATTACCTGATGTCACAGCACAGGCTGGTGCACGGCGATGTTGCTGCCAGGAACATCCTAATTGGCCCAGGCCTCTCAGCCCGGGTGTCTGGGCTGGACGTGGCATTCGGAGGACGCAGAACAGATCCACCAATTAGGCAGAGGGCAGCAGAGGTGCCTCTCAAATGGCAGGCTCCAGAAAGGATCATGATGCAGCTCAGTATCGACAGGAGTGACGT GTGGTCATTTGGAATCTTACTGTATGAGCTGATTACCTTAG GCTCTCCACCGTACCCTGAGCTGGAGCCTCTGTCTGTGCTTCCAAAGCTACAGGGGTCTTATCGAATGAAGAGACCACAGAATTGTGGAGGACCTTT GTATGATATGATGAAGTACTGTTGGATGTGGAGTTTCAAAGACCGACCTGCATTCTCTGCCATCATAAAGCTGTTGGAGTCCTCACAGCATTTAGCAGCCACTAAAGACATTTGTGTTCCAGAGGCCATAGATATATTTGAGTATAACAGAAAGGCAGGACTGCTCTCATAG
- the si:ch73-206d17.1 gene encoding tyrosine-protein kinase STYK1 isoform X3, with translation MIIIPCLLALSTVLVVALIFYSLHKNKQRRQSTSAHFTNGQQSVSLAAASVSAPKVQAALYPWEMPEECVLEGLEFWQTGRHGPICKGLLKKRDGAPSAVVVKSLRDGPNQPEAKEFVEWVLFHATVCKHENVVRMLYCQTKHLPMYLVLDAYSPGNLLHFLWTLRNKNSNITDQSLTFSETSVFLVAKQVAAGLDYLMSQHRLVHGDVAARNILIGPGLSARVSGLDVAFGGRRTDPPIRQRAAEVPLKWQAPERIMMQLSIDRSDVWSFGILLYELITLGSPPYPELEPLSVLPKLQGSYRMKRPQNCGGPLYDMMKYCWMWSFKDRPAFSAIIKLLESSQHLAATKDICVPEAIDIFEYNRKAGLLS, from the exons ATGATCATCATCCCTTGTCTGTTGGCTCTCAGCACAGTTTTAGTGGTGGCTCTGATTTTCTACAGTCTCCACAAGAACAAACAAAGAAGACAGAGCACCTCAGCTCACTTTACAAATG GCCAGCAGAGTGTATCCCTGGCTGCAGCGTCTGTCAGCGCTCCAAAGGTCCAGGCAGCTTTGTATCCCTGGGAAATGCCTGAAGAGTGTGTTCTTGAGGGACTAGAGTTTTGGCAGACGGGTCGCCATGGCCCCATTTGTAAAGGTCTGCTGAAGAAGAGAGACGGAGCCCCCTCTGCTGTGGTGGTTAAGTCCCTCCGAG ATGGCCCCAACCAGCCTGAAGCTAAGGAGTTTgtggagtgggtcctcttccaCGCCACCGTGTGTAAACATGAGAACGTGGTGCGGATGTTGTACTGCCAGACCAAGCATCTTCCCATGTATCTGGTCTTAGACGCCTACAGCCCAGGGAACCTCCTTCACTTCCTCTGGACCCTCAGAAAT AAGAATTCAAACATTACGGATCAATCACTGACCTTCTCTGAGACGTCAGTGTTTCTGGTGGCAAAGCAGGTTGCAGCTGGCCTG GATTACCTGATGTCACAGCACAGGCTGGTGCACGGCGATGTTGCTGCCAGGAACATCCTAATTGGCCCAGGCCTCTCAGCCCGGGTGTCTGGGCTGGACGTGGCATTCGGAGGACGCAGAACAGATCCACCAATTAGGCAGAGGGCAGCAGAGGTGCCTCTCAAATGGCAGGCTCCAGAAAGGATCATGATGCAGCTCAGTATCGACAGGAGTGACGT GTGGTCATTTGGAATCTTACTGTATGAGCTGATTACCTTAG GCTCTCCACCGTACCCTGAGCTGGAGCCTCTGTCTGTGCTTCCAAAGCTACAGGGGTCTTATCGAATGAAGAGACCACAGAATTGTGGAGGACCTTT GTATGATATGATGAAGTACTGTTGGATGTGGAGTTTCAAAGACCGACCTGCATTCTCTGCCATCATAAAGCTGTTGGAGTCCTCACAGCATTTAGCAGCCACTAAAGACATTTGTGTTCCAGAGGCCATAGATATATTTGAGTATAACAGAAAGGCAGGACTGCTCTCATAG